One genomic window of Nicotiana sylvestris chromosome 10, ASM39365v2, whole genome shotgun sequence includes the following:
- the LOC138879303 gene encoding uncharacterized protein: MAESSYRPPAIQGSYGGYSGYQDSSSAHFSAVPESLYRSPAIQGSPSGYSDHQAQTSGQHAMVPRVCYECGDPGHMKRTCPRLWGKAVQQGRQPMIPAPAAPPPRGGGQTSRGCPRCGG; the protein is encoded by the coding sequence ATGGcggagagttcttaccgcccaccagctattcagggttcctatGGCGGGTATTCTGGTTATCAGGATTCTTCCAGTGCTCACTTCAGTGCCGTTCCAGAGAGTTTGTATCGCTCACCAGCCATCCAAGGTTCTCCCAGTGGGTATTCGGATCACCAGGCTCAGACTTCAGGGCAACATGCTATGGTACCGAGAGTATGCTACGAGTGTGGAGATccgggtcacatgaagaggacctGCCCCAGACTTTGGGGTAAGGCAGTGCAGCAGGGTCGGCAGCCTATGATTCCAGCACCGGCTGCCCcgccacctagaggtggagggcagACTAGTAGGGGTTGTCCTAGATGTGGAGGCTag